A genomic window from Archaeoglobus profundus DSM 5631 includes:
- a CDS encoding Mov34/MPN/PAD-1 family protein has protein sequence MFLLNFCRANCEYVLVSETELLDFYEAAVKAGENEIVGALVGVVTDEGYLVLSIFKYKGTSSPVSVTYNQLENSFLPAGLENLGTIHTHVGFGAYLSSTDLANLRKSKLNRIALVMDPKKFEIKAFNKNGKQIRLKVVEDHEIFSKVKVKIFYKYGIPFRVYTLASADYLEKATVKYHIDSR, from the coding sequence ATGTTCCTCTTAAACTTTTGTAGAGCTAACTGTGAGTATGTGCTAGTAAGTGAAACTGAGCTACTAGACTTCTACGAAGCTGCTGTAAAAGCGGGAGAAAATGAAATAGTGGGAGCACTGGTTGGAGTGGTAACTGATGAAGGCTACTTGGTCTTGAGCATATTCAAATACAAGGGAACCTCGTCTCCTGTAAGTGTAACTTACAATCAGCTTGAAAACTCTTTCCTACCAGCAGGGCTCGAAAATTTAGGGACTATCCACACTCACGTTGGATTTGGAGCGTATCTTTCAAGCACGGATCTCGCAAACTTAAGGAAAAGCAAACTTAACAGGATAGCTTTAGTTATGGATCCAAAAAAGTTCGAAATTAAAGCGTTCAATAAAAACGGTAAGCAGATTAGGCTTAAAGTTGTTGAAGATCACGAAATTTTTTCTAAAGTGAAAGTCAAGATCTTCTACAAATATGGTATACCATTCAGAGTTTACACTCTAGCTTCTGCGGATTACCTCGAAAAAGCCACAGTTAAGTACCATATTGATAGCAGATAG